GGTGAGCGTGGATCGAACACGCGACCTTCAGATCTTCAGTCTGACGCTCTCCCAACTGAGCTATCCCCGCAGGTGGTCGATGTTACTGAAACTTATTGTAAATATAATGTAAATTTAAAATGGTACTAAAAAGACGTTGGTTGGAATCGCGACTTCAAATGACGTAGAATCGTTGTTTGTGAGTAGCCATAAGCGGTGAGACGACAGGAATTCATTCCTCTGACAAAACCTCACGATGTCTACGAGGTGCAAGTTTCCGTTCATTTTTCCCATCCTTTTACTCGTTTCATTCTCCATCACCGCCGCTGTGCCGCCGCCTGTCGGAATTTCGTACTCCCAATATTGCAAAGGCACTGTTACGGAGTCAACTTTACTGCCCGACCCGAATCCTTCACTCTACCCGAGAACTCTTGCTCTGCGCCACGCTTACGTTGATTACAGGGGGAACGACACGAAGGGCGATCTTGTAATTCCCAGGTCTCTCTTCTTTTCGGCCCGCCGGGCCTACAGGACCCAAAACAATGCCGTTTTCAGAATCGAAGCGGTCTTGAGTCTGAGCGGTGTTCGAGGTCAGGACCATCTTCGTGGCAATCGCACTCGTCGTGGGTTGCGGCTCATTCATTATCGACCGCCTCGGATTCCGGTGTCATTTGGAGATACCTGGAATTCTGCCACTTTCACCTTAAATGGGTTTTGGGATTGGAGCACTGGGAAACTCTGTATGATTGGCTCAGGTTCTGAACAGTCGAGGACAGATCATGTTGTTTTAAAGCTTGATTACTTGAATTCTTCGAGTATTTTCAATAGCTTTGTTAATGGCACATTCGAAATATTCAATGTAAATGCTGACGGCATTAATCATCGGTTGTTAACTATTTTGGGTGTGAATTTGAGGAAATATAGGTATGAGTTGATTGATAAAGAAATTGCAAACAAGGGATTTGATTCATTATATGATACTACGGATGTTTCTTTAGGAGTTGAGGATTTGGGCCAACGGTTATGCTTATTTATTAGAAGATctggttcagttgaactgaaataTGAGAATGATTGTGAAAGCGTGAATTGTAAGTTTCTCGGGGGAGGAAATAATATTTATACACCAAGTACGTTGAGCTTCAACGAAATTGAGTGTTCAGACGATGGGAGAGTAAGATTCTTGCTGGATTTTGGGGATTTCGGGCATAATGGCCATCAGTTGCCGTTTGAACCGAATATGAGTTTGATTAGTGAAGGAAAATGGGATGCTAAGAAAAAAAGACTCAACATGGTTGGATGTCGCATTTTTCGTGATTGGTACGAGGATTTTGTTGGTGAGTGCTTGATAAGGCTGAGTTTTAGATTTCCAGCTAGGTGGACGTTGAAAGAGAGAAGCTCCGCAGTGGGGATACTGTGGAGTAGTAGAAGTTTGAACGAGTCAGGGTACTTTGGCAGAGTGGCACTAGCTAGCAAAAGGAATACAAATCATATGGCTGTGCATTTGAGATATGAATATACAGAAATCGAGAATGCGAAGAGATTTTGTGCAAATAAGACGATGCATAATGGTATAGGAGCTGAGTTCCCTGATGGATTATCATCTGACCTGAGGTTTGATATGGTTGGTGGCAATAGGAATGTGAAAGATTTATGGGGTTACTCATCCCCTCTTTACGTGGAAGATAGGCGTTATCAAGCATCTGTATTTGATTTGGAAGTGAAGTCTCCAAGGCAGATGAAACAAAATTATACTGGTGCGCTCAATGTCAGCTATGTGCTGACCCTTTCATCTCCTGACAATTTTAAGCTCAGCAGTGCATATTTGCTGATTAAGTCATTTGAAATTTCTGCTGAGGGGTTATATGACAGTAAAAGTGGGCATGTTTGCATGGTTGGTTGTATGCATGTTATTGAGTCATCTAATGTGAAACCGCGTCATTACTCATCATTGGACTGTGAAATTCTGCTCAATATTCAATATCCGCCTCTCCATTCAAAAAATGGAGCTATTGCAAAGGGAACTATTAAAAGCATTCGGGAAAAGTCTGATTATCTTTATTTTGAACCTTTTGAGTTTTTTTCTCGTTCCATTTACTCTGGTCAAGCTGTAGAATCACTGTGGAGAATGGATCTGGAAATCACCATGCTTCTGGTTTCGAACACGCTATCATGTTTTTTTGTCTGCCTGCAACTATTACATGTTAATAGGCACCCAAGTGTGCTACCCTTTATTTCTACCATGATGCTCGCTATGCTCACTCTAGCACATATGGTTCCACTACTATTGAATTTTGAAGCTTTCTTGGTTAGGCGCAATGGTATGAATTCTTACTTTCATAGTGACGGATGGCTTGAAATGAGTGAGGTATTAGTGCGGATAATAACCATGATAGCTTTTTTATTGGAATTCCGTCTACTCCAGTTGACCTGGTCCGCAAAATCTGGAAATGAAAGCCAGAAAAACCTCTGGATGTCTGACAAGAAAGTTTTATATGCATCTTTACCTATATCTATGGGTGGTGGTTTGATTGCTTGGTTTGTCCACGCGTCGAAACAGTCTAATCCGAGACCATCACTCAGGATCCATCAACTTGGATATAAACAAGAATCTTTATGGGGTGACCTTAAATCATATGGTGGTCTGATCTTGGACGGGTTTTTGCTCCCACAAATTCTTTTCAATCTTTTCTGCGATGCAAAAGAGAAGGCACTCGCCCCTTCCTTTTACGCGGGAATCACAATTGTTAGGTTAATGCCACATGCATATGATCTTTACAGGTCTCATAGTTCTACTTTTTCATTGAATTATATCTATGCAAACCCAAGATTGGACTATTATTCCACAACTTGGGATATTATCATATCTGTTGGAGGTCTGTTGTTTGTCTTTCTCATTTACTTGCAGCAGAGATATGGTGGCAAATGTTTTCTTCCCAAGAGAAGTTGGCGGACATCTACATATGAGAAATTACCCGTAGTTAGTGCTGAATAACTTTTTGGCAACAATTTGATTTGTTGCAAGTGCTATGATATACCATGAACTTTTTAGTTTTTTCGCTCATCTTTGAAACTTGTACAGTTATGGGAATGTGTTATTTTTTGCATGCTTGTAATTGGATACATGGCCCCAGCTTGCTCTGAGCTTAGTGGCACCTTGTTTGTATTGTTATCAAACGCTATATAATGCAAATTTTGTGTAAATCATAGAGTTACGTAGTGGGCATCGAGAATTGAAATTtgttatttatcaaatttaaattaaattgttaCTCTTGAGAACATACATGAAAATACCAAGATTGGATTTTTCCATGATTATTTTTTGTGTTATACTTGGAAAATTGGGTTATTACTCACCAAACAATGCGATTTAATTGGTAGTTTTCCATTTTCTCTGACATCTCTCTCCGAGGAAAATGCCATTTTCTTAATCGAAACCCGAGTATCGCTTGATTCGACTGAAAACAAATACATTAAAATCTCCCTTCCAATGAATGCAAGCATCTAACATGGCGGAACAGACCGTAACTGGCCATCCTTGATAAAATTTGACAACTTATCGAAAATGGCCGTCAATGAAATCCCCTCCATTTTTATCAACTTCGTGAATTCTTCTTCCTTTTCCACGTACGCTCGGGTCTCCAAAAAATCCAAGCAAGTTGTCAActgatttttaaattttggaGTGCATACTGAGACTGCTTTTTTCAATGCTTCCACGGATTTAGGCACTTGATTCTTTCTAAGATATCCACCAGCCAAAAGGATCCATGTCGTCATCAAAGGACTACCCCCTTCTGATATTCCTTTCGCAATAAGGTCTTCAGCCTTCTTCAAAAAACCATCTGTACAATAAGAATCAATCAAGATGTTGGGGATTCGGAAATCAATTTCCAATCCACTTAATTCCCACTCCTCAAAAATCCTCTCAGCACCTTCGACATCATTAAACTTCACCAATGAGCGGATCATGCTGAGGTAAACCTTATTGCCAATCTTGTTAGTCAGCTTGAATTCGTTCCAAAGTCGGTGAAGCTCATCCTTGTTTCCAATATCAGCATATAGGCCGAGGAGGATGGTAAAAACAAATGTCTTATCTCTAGGGGATTTTAATTGTCCCTCCAATTTAGTCAGCATTGGCAAAGCTCTGTCATTTAAGCCCATTCTCAAGTAACCCTGTATTGCAGTAACATATGTCTTCCAATGGGGGATGGCCAGTTTATCAGATTCCATAGTGGCTACAATTTTATCCATTCCAATAGAGTCAGAAGCCCAAGCACAGACACTTAAGCAGATAGATTGAGTGAACTGATCATGGGGAATGCCTTTTACTTCCATTTCAGTGAGCAGATCATGGATTTTTTTCATGTCTCCTGCTCGATAATGTAAGTTCATCATAAGGTTGTACCATATCGGTTTACTAGCATAACCTAAATCTCTAGCTTTCTGCATAATTGACTCTGCTTTATCCACGGATTTAACCAACATATAGCAGTTCAGGAGGGCAAGATAGACAGAAAAGCTTTTCTTATTTTCTGGGATCTTATTGAAGTAATCTTCAGCTCTTTCTAGGCCAAAAACTTTGAATATCAGTTTCAGTCGTACAGCAGCATCATAAAAAGACATGGGAAAGCGTCTTTCATTAGTCATCCAGAGAGACACCTGAAAATCAGAAAATGAACtcaaccaacatggcaagagaGAAAAATGAACACCTTTCTTGTTTTGTTAATTCAGATTAGGCGTCTTAATTGTCGCCTCGCGTAATTCTTCAGTAAACTTTATGACGAATTTGTTTTAATTCTTCCTCTTCCTATTTATGGTTTGCATTTGTGTTACTGTGATTGCCCTAGTGCAGAAAACCTTTGAAGCCCCGAATGTGCATATATTTTGGGtaaaaatcatgcattttaAAGACATGATGACTCGTTCAATTTCTAAATAAGAGCGAGAAAAGTTGAGAAATAGACAAACCTCAAGAGCGTGTTTGAATCTCTTGTAAAACCTCAACTCTTCAACGATTCTTTGAAGCTCCTGTTTGTCCACATAGTTCCCTCCATTCACCCAACCGTCGAGCACCGGTGTCACCGACACATTCGGGTCGCCGAGCTGTGATATTTTCCGGTAAAGAGATTTCGAGTTCGACCCATTTTTTGAACTAAAGAGCTTCCTTTGTATTCTATGGATCAAAGAAGCCGCGCTCGAATTCGGGGAAGTAGAAATAGAAAAGAACCGCATCGATGGAGACGAGGGGTTTAGGAAGTGAAACTGCAATGAATCCAAATGTGCTACTATTTGGATCGGGTTTTTGAATTCTTTACATTTAGGGCTTGCGAATTTGGGCCTACTTTATTCAATAATTAGATTTGTTTAAAATATTCATATAAAATTTtggaaacaaaaaaatatttagaaaaaaaatgaaaaaactacagaaaaaaaaaaggatgaCATTAGGGAAAAATGGGTTCTGTTGGTTGAAGTTAATTTCAGAATATGCTGTTAATATTATAGTAATGTTTTTTCTACGTTTGTTTTTTTATAAGTGAAGGTATtcaactaaaaaaataaaaataaaaataaaataaaagttaaAGGTATTTCAGTCAACTTACTAAAATAAGATTCGtgtattattaaataaaattatataagttGCATGGGAATTCAAGGGTCATCTTAAATTCCAATTTGAAGGGTCCAACCAAAATCTGATTTCGAACAGAATAAGACTAAATACCAGAAATACAgttagtaataaaattattactcaattaatttttttaaaatcaaagtAAATAACTGATCCTTTGATCATGTTTACAACACCAACAGCAGAATACTCTGAACTACaccattaatattattattataaaaaaggAAATGGTAGAAATTGTCAAACCACATCCGATAAACATTTCTACTACAGCTTCAACCctcataaaaaaaatcacaaaagaCACAAAAGGCAGGAACAATATGTAACTTTCATGAATACGAACGTCTATGACTCATTCCGTTTACTCGGACAAGGTATCCTTCAGTTCACCTTTTTTACGCATCTCCATCACAATATCACACCCTCCTATCAACTCTCCTTTATAGTATAACTGTGGAAATGTTGGCCAGTTTGAGAATGACTTCAATCCTCGCCTCACTTCATCATCACTAAGAATATCAAACGATCCAAAATCCACTCCCTCTTCCTTGAGTGTATTCACGACCTTGGAGCTGAAGCCGCATCTCGGAACATCTGGGGTGCCTTTCATAAAGAGCATGACAGGCGAAGAACTTATAAGCTGTTTCAGACGATCTTCGAGCTTCTCTCCAAATGGGACCCCTTTTTCGGCTAGAAGCTTCTTTAGCTCTCCGCTCTGTTGCATCTCCAACAATATGTCTGATCCACCTATAAGTTCACCCTTTATGTAAAGTTGAGGATAACTGGACCAATTGGAGTATATTTTGAGCCCTTCACGAACTACATCATCCGAAAGAATGTCGAAACTCTCAAACTCCACTTTCTCCTGCCTGAGGATATCTACTACTTTCCGGCTAAAACCACATCGTGGTTCATCGGGTTTTCCCTTCATAAACAACATGACTGGACCCGAATTAACAAGGGTCTGCAAACGGGAAGTTGTAGCTGCATTCAAACCTGAAGAGTCCATGGTGCCGCCTTTTCCTACATCAGGTCCAGTGAGTACCTTGTTGTCCAATATCTGAATTCCGTGATCTCTAAAAACATCTCTGAGTTCACCGCTTTCGTGCATGGCAATGGCAATATCACATCCCCCAAGTAGTTCCCCCTTGCAATAAAGCTGAGGAAATGTGGGCCAGTTTGCAAATTTCTTCAGTCCCTCGCGAACTTCATTATCGGTTAAAATATCAAAGCTTCCAAATTCGACCTTCTCCTTTTTCAAAATATCAACCACTTTTTGACTAAAACCACACTGAGGGGCCTCAGGGTTTCCTTTCATGAAAAGCATGACTTGGTGAGAATTAACAAGCTCCTGAAGGCTCTTCTTGAGCCCATCACTTGTACCAGAATGCGATTGGCTACCGTTTTCAGAAGCATGGGTTTCTTTAGCCAAAGCCTTGACTGATTCAAGAATAGCAGGCCCAGCAGCCATGCCAAGGCTAGCAGGAGCTGCAGGTTCTCCGGGAATGATTGAGCCGACAACTTTCGCAACCTTGTTGGCCAAACTCGATGGGTTGGCACCTTCTAATGTATCAACTGCTTTGCCACCCTAATATGACAAAAAAGTATATTGATCGTTTAAAAAGGCATTTAAATTTAAACTAGATAATGCACATTAGCAGGAGTGGTTGTGTGGTTAAATATAATGGATAAAGGCTCATGGATTATAGAAAAAGCAATGGCCGTCCAGAATTGAAAAGTTTGCAGCAGTAAACTAATGGAGAAGGTAATAACTGAAGGAATGAGCACATTTTCCAGAATATTACATGGAGTTCACAAGAACTTCTCAAAATAGTTGCTCTGATTCAGTGATAAGTGATAACATCTAAACATGTCTATGGCAACTGGCTAGTACACGGAAAggataaataaaaacatcccTATTCTTTTACCTTAAAGAACACAAAATATGGGACAGCAGAAACAGAATGCACCTCAGAAATTTCAGGTTGTTCTTCAGCCTCAACCTGTACCACCACAAAAAAATTATGCCAGCGATGGGCACACTAGCCAGTTcaagaaaaattataaattcGACAAAGATAGAAACATGCTTAAAAAGACAAAATAATTGACGGAAAACATGAGAAAAACAAAAAGAGAGAAATCAAAATTGTAGCCTCATTTTCAAAACACTCAAAAGCAGCGAggaaatgttattttaagttaaaccaactcaaattacatataaaAAATTGAAGATATCTAACAAATCCAACATATGTAAGATATATACAAACCAATAGTAGCGAAACAAGTGTACCAAAAATTATAATGTACTGATTAAGTATTTTATGAAGATTTCACTGGAGTGATCCTTTTTATTCGAGAGCATGAGTATTTTCACACAGTATTGACACTGAATCACCACCACTTTTCTTGGTTTGGATGGCGGCCCACCATTAAACAATAAACTCGTGTACTAAGGAAAGAAGACAACAATGAATATACCTCTCCCCCCCCTCCCCACCCCTCCCCCTCTTGGCCTAACATTCAGTACCCCATCTACAATTTGCAATATCTCCTCCTCCAACACCAGAACATCCGCCAACAACTCGCCATCGCAATCCACAAAGGCAATGTATGACTGTATGAGTAATCCAATGAATGATTTCATGCACGTTTTCCCAAAACAAATTTACAATATACAAAAGTTTAAGAGTTCACTACATATTAGATGCAAAAACTACGAACAAGTAAACAATATAGGTAATGGGAAAGTCCTAGCAATGCTATGATGGACAACATGGAGGCTTTTGCATCAGCAGGTAAGGCAAAAGATATTATAAACAACTTATATTGACTTTCTTGGTTACTTTCAAAACTACAGGACTCCGTTAATTAACTCTCATCCTCAGATATAGCTTAAAGTAAGAAAAAACGTAGTTCTGTAGAAACAAAAGACATAGGTACCCATAATTTTTTGTGTTTTCTTTCAACCCCCTGCAACTCCAGAACTTTCACCTAATTTAGTCCAATCGAATCTATTTTTTTTGGAATATGGACGCAAACTTGTCTAGATAACACTTCAAAAAGTGCGTTTACCATGActgcataatttatttattttaattcttCAACTTGAACTTAGAACTAttgtaaatcaaataaaatcgaTTTCACACGTCTCAAGTTCAACAACAAAACCAAAGAACGTCATTAGCTAACAACTTCCTGAAAATACtttattttaaacataaatatacaaaaaaaaaaacaaacaaagggtgggcttgatttcaaatatattcACGGTTAATGATCAGGAAAAAAAACTATATCGATATACATCATCAATGTATCGTATACCCTGAGAAAGTGAGCGAGAGGGAAATCCGTCGAGAGATGAGAGAAGACTTGATCCATGTGCTTGGAGGCGTCACACCACGAAGCCCAAAAGTGTAGAATCACCGGACTTCCACCGCCGATGGCGCTGTCAAGTTCAGCCTTCGATTTGACCTCTTTCACCGCTCCTACGCTGCCGGCCGCCATTGTTTTCAAGAAGATACCCTATCTGCTTCACTCAAACGCCAAGCGCACTCGAAAGAGGCAATATTCAGTGCAGTTGCCGTTAGATTTAGTCGCTCCGTTAAAATTCCCCAGTCGCTTTTTACAGATTGCAAGGCGTGAAAATGAAATCCTAATTGGGCTAATTGAGATTCATCGTAGCCCttaaaataaaactaaatagcCCAAAAAGAGTGTCCAATTGAACTAGTAAAATTGGGCCTTCGTAGATAATGGGCTTTCTTTTCAGCCCATTTCCAGTTTTCCAGCATAGTTCCAAGACGAGGAAGAAGTGTGATCTCCCCTCGCCTTCGATCGAGCTTTGTCTTATTGTGGTtctatgtgtttaattattcgcacatcatacatatatacatacatacggACCTAATGTGCCACAAGAATATGTTATTGCTCTGTAccgaaaaatcaaaattttatacaTATATTTGGACAGAGATTTTATTTGCTAGAAATTATTTGACTTG
This Primulina eburnea isolate SZY01 chromosome 2, ASM2296580v1, whole genome shotgun sequence DNA region includes the following protein-coding sequences:
- the LOC140821955 gene encoding monothiol glutaredoxin-S17-like, with the protein product MAAGSVGAVKEVKSKAELDSAIGGGSPVILHFWASWCDASKHMDQVFSHLSTDFPLAHFLRVEAEEQPEISEVHSVSAVPYFVFFKGGKAVDTLEGANPSSLANKVAKVVGSIIPGEPAAPASLGMAAGPAILESVKALAKETHASENGSQSHSGTSDGLKKSLQELVNSHQVMLFMKGNPEAPQCGFSQKVVDILKKEKVEFGSFDILTDNEVREGLKKFANWPTFPQLYCKGELLGGCDIAIAMHESGELRDVFRDHGIQILDNKVLTGPDVGKGGTMDSSGLNAATTSRLQTLVNSGPVMLFMKGKPDEPRCGFSRKVVDILRQEKVEFESFDILSDDVVREGLKIYSNWSSYPQLYIKGELIGGSDILLEMQQSGELKKLLAEKGVPFGEKLEDRLKQLISSSPVMLFMKGTPDVPRCGFSSKVVNTLKEEGVDFGSFDILSDDEVRRGLKSFSNWPTFPQLYYKGELIGGCDIVMEMRKKGELKDTLSE
- the LOC140821931 gene encoding pentatricopeptide repeat-containing protein At2g20710, mitochondrial-like, whose amino-acid sequence is MRFFSISTSPNSSAASLIHRIQRKLFSSKNGSNSKSLYRKISQLGDPNVSVTPVLDGWVNGGNYVDKQELQRIVEELRFYKRFKHALEVSLWMTNERRFPMSFYDAAVRLKLIFKVFGLERAEDYFNKIPENKKSFSVYLALLNCYMLVKSVDKAESIMQKARDLGYASKPIWYNLMMNLHYRAGDMKKIHDLLTEMEVKGIPHDQFTQSICLSVCAWASDSIGMDKIVATMESDKLAIPHWKTYVTAIQGYLRMGLNDRALPMLTKLEGQLKSPRDKTFVFTILLGLYADIGNKDELHRLWNEFKLTNKIGNKVYLSMIRSLVKFNDVEGAERIFEEWELSGLEIDFRIPNILIDSYCTDGFLKKAEDLIAKGISEGGSPLMTTWILLAGGYLRKNQVPKSVEALKKAVSVCTPKFKNQLTTCLDFLETRAYVEKEEEFTKLIKMEGISLTAIFDKLSNFIKDGQLRSVPPC
- the LOC140824009 gene encoding uncharacterized protein, yielding MSTRCKFPFIFPILLLVSFSITAAVPPPVGISYSQYCKGTVTESTLLPDPNPSLYPRTLALRHAYVDYRGNDTKGDLVIPRSLFFSARRAYRTQNNAVFRIEAVLSLSGVRGQDHLRGNRTRRGLRLIHYRPPRIPVSFGDTWNSATFTLNGFWDWSTGKLCMIGSGSEQSRTDHVVLKLDYLNSSSIFNSFVNGTFEIFNVNADGINHRLLTILGVNLRKYRYELIDKEIANKGFDSLYDTTDVSLGVEDLGQRLCLFIRRSGSVELKYENDCESVNCKFLGGGNNIYTPSTLSFNEIECSDDGRVRFLLDFGDFGHNGHQLPFEPNMSLISEGKWDAKKKRLNMVGCRIFRDWYEDFVGECLIRLSFRFPARWTLKERSSAVGILWSSRSLNESGYFGRVALASKRNTNHMAVHLRYEYTEIENAKRFCANKTMHNGIGAEFPDGLSSDLRFDMVGGNRNVKDLWGYSSPLYVEDRRYQASVFDLEVKSPRQMKQNYTGALNVSYVLTLSSPDNFKLSSAYLLIKSFEISAEGLYDSKSGHVCMVGCMHVIESSNVKPRHYSSLDCEILLNIQYPPLHSKNGAIAKGTIKSIREKSDYLYFEPFEFFSRSIYSGQAVESLWRMDLEITMLLVSNTLSCFFVCLQLLHVNRHPSVLPFISTMMLAMLTLAHMVPLLLNFEAFLVRRNGMNSYFHSDGWLEMSEVLVRIITMIAFLLEFRLLQLTWSAKSGNESQKNLWMSDKKVLYASLPISMGGGLIAWFVHASKQSNPRPSLRIHQLGYKQESLWGDLKSYGGLILDGFLLPQILFNLFCDAKEKALAPSFYAGITIVRLMPHAYDLYRSHSSTFSLNYIYANPRLDYYSTTWDIIISVGGLLFVFLIYLQQRYGGKCFLPKRSWRTSTYEKLPVVSAE